The Anopheles gambiae chromosome 2, idAnoGambNW_F1_1, whole genome shotgun sequence genomic sequence GGAAAGGCAGCCGTGTGGAAGTGTGACGGACACTTCTTCCTCATACGCCGTCTCTTGACCGGCTGGTACTTCTACACCCCGAGCCTGCAGGACAAACCGGCCCTCATGTTCTTCAGCTGTCCTCAGCTGATGGTGAACCTCGTACAGGACACGTACGGTTGCACCGAACGCTCCAAGTACTTCCTTTCCAACGTGGTGCTGCACTCGGTCGAGGAAGGTGATGTGGTGCGCATCGTGTGGAAGATGAAACGCTCCATCGGGATGAAGCTGCTCTCCCCGCTGGAAGCGATCCTGCACGGTAACATCTATCTGGTACGACCGAGCCTGGAACGGTCGCTGGAAATTGGGCTTAACGTGCTGGACCGTGCGCAGCAGGACCGTACCAAACCCCGCTCCTGGGACAATAAGCTACTGAACGGTTGCTTCAAGCGTGTTGAAACGCACTGGAAAGCAGCCGAACGAATGGCGTGCTTTGTGCGCGACAAAAGCGAACCAAACTACACGATCGGCGGGTATACGGTAACGTGTCGTACCTCGCCGATAGGACACCGGCAGCGCAAACACTTCGAGGAGATGGTGAACTACTTTCTTGCCTCCTGCACCGCGCTGCTGATCGTGGGCCGGGACTGTTGCTTTGTGTTTTGGGCGCGGGACAGCTTCATGTACTGGTTCAGCCCGTACCGGTACAGTGCGCTGCAGGAGCGGGCCGAGATTGTGCAAAGCCGTGCCTGCTTTCTGCACATGACGAACGCGCTCGCCAAAGCGTCCCAATCGCTGTACGAGTATCTGTACGAGCTGGGCGTGTTTCCGGATAGTGCGATcgagctgctgccggtgcGCATCGAGGATGGGAGTGCACACGCCCCCATACCGGACGATGGGGACGAGGATTCGCTCGACCAGGAAGGGCTTACTATACCGCCGGCAAGCGAGCAGGGCTGGACCAACTTCTACTCGCCGACGCTGCACAGCCCGTCCGAGTTGCGGTTGGCTCGGCAGATGCTTGATATGGTGTATCAGACGGCTGAGGATCGTTGTGGTTGAGCGGCTGTGAGTATCTGGTTACAACCGTAACAAATTTGCACTCTCATTGGAAGCAAAATGGATTAACCGCACAAGTGTTCAGAAGCATTTGTAATGTGATCCACTGAAAGGATCCAGGAAAGATTACACAGCCCATCCAATTGATGCTTGAGTTTTgataatataattttattagAATATAGATTAGCTGTTTGTCTGTATTGTAAGGATGGGTGGTTGTACATTATACTTTTTTgcgggaaaggaaaacagtagccctctacgttacgttGGCGtaagcgttacgcgtaacgcttgTAAGCCTcaaacccaagcagcatttttggtTTGCACGTTTGTTATAGTTGTCGGGATTAAAGGGGTTTCCTTGTTTAGTTAACGTTTTTCAAGGATTTTTAGAGTATTCCttgaaataattatttcaaGGTGTTttccaaaactatttgaagTCTTTTCACAACTTTAACCACTTTCCTCATATTTCTAAACCATTCCTACGATTTTTTGGCATCGCTACAAGATTTTTGAAACCAATCATTCATTTTATTCTTGGAAAACAATCGATACAGTTAGGGACGAATCTAAACATTTTaagaaaatggtaaaaatatcgtgagtttaatttaaaacaaaattaaatcaacaaaacaaaaccccaagAAAGCATCCCAAACTTCTTGGAAAAACTTGTACTGGATGTTATGAGTAATTACACAACGAATTATTGGTCACAATGATGCACAGGTCAACCCCTAGTTGTTTTAAAGCGACACTTAATCGTTAATCATCAACTTATCTGAGGTCATCAAACCCAATTTTCAAAGTTTTGGTCTTTCACTAGCCCTCAACATGACCATATAATAAAAAGTACTGGACAGAACAGGCTTTAATCTCATTAAATCCTATTTGTATTTTTGGTTCTATTATTTCTCTTAAAAGTGCAACCAAAAGGCAGCTTGGGAATTTCATTTCGCACGTAACGCTTCTCGAATGTAACGCAAAGGGCATCTCGTTACTTTTACCCTTGTTTGAAGCAATAAAAACGCAGCAAAAGTACTGCTTCTCGATACGGGATTGAGGGTTAAACGGTATTGAGCTTGCCGGAGCTCCCCTTTTTAAGGGGTCcctttttatcttcttttttgtttctcgctCTACTTTAGCTAAGTACTTTGTGCTAAGCAtatatacactcacacatacacatacatatacacgTTTTCTCATAATGACTAATAATACACACTCGGATAAGAGTAAAGGGCTGTGATCTGCGGCCCTTTTGCGGGGCTCCGCCACAAATGCACCTGTTCGATGGGTCAAACACTACACTATTTAATGCTTCGATTGGGTGTTGGGTGCTTCTCTAGATTCGTTTCCAATCTGTACACCTTGTGGGTTGGAATGTtgtgctgtgcgtgtgtgaatgGGGTGAGAGATCCAGATGTTGTCACGCGAAACTGTTAGGCGCATTTACGACGAGCCAACGCTAGCACTGTGCGTCAGTAGCATCACGTCCTCCGGCAGCGGGTGCCGCTTGTACTGACGCTCGGTGACGAGAAACACGACCAGCCCACCGTACACGATGTACAGCATGCCGATCGTGTTGATCAGTACGGCTTGCGGTGGCAGTGCGGAATAGTCTTTGCTGTGTGGGGGGAAGGATGAGTAATTCGCTATTAATGACGTTGTCTTAGGACACTGGGATAAGCAGAACACTTACACAGAGAAGATGGCTTTCTCCAGCAGCCCCAGCAGTGCGGCCGCGATCGCCATCACGAATCCAGCCACGCCGAAAAACACGTGCACCGGCATGTAGGAGGCGCGCAGCTGCTCACGTACCCCCGGGAAAAGGTAGGCCGCAAATCCAAACACATACTGAATAGGATATTTTGAAGTAAAATTCAGTTAATATTGTCTTGTTTTCTTGCGGGTTTTTAGGTGCACTCTACCTGCAGCGAAAACAGTATCACGGCGGACAGTCCAACCCACGAGTGCAGCGTGTACATGTTCGGGATCGGGTTCGGTTTGGCCAGGTTGTGCGAATCGAAAACGGCGACCAGTGCGACCACGGTAAAGATGAAGGCCGCCCCGTGGATGGTGGCGTGCGTAATCTTGAGCGGCTTCTTGCGTGCGTACCGGAATCCACGGTAGATTAGGATCgctaccaaaaaaaaggaaccaagAAACCGATTAGGAGCTCCACCGACACCGACGAGTGGCTGACAGCAGTCTTACAGTTGCCGTAGAGGAATATCATGCCGACGGACATGAGCAGCGGATGCCAGTTGAACTGAACTGAGGGACGGGCGGACCAGCCGAGCCCGTTCAGATGGATGCCGATCCAGCAGCTCACCAGGATGATGATCGTGATGCCGACCAGCTGCGTCACGAGGTACAGGATGCGGAAGTTGTTCAGCGCGGACGGTGGCGGTGGGCTGTTATCCATGCTGTGGCCGTTGCGTTTCGGTGGTTTGTTAACGTTTCACGGTGCACGTGGTTCTATAATTAGAAGGGAGGCACTGGTGTAAGCATCATTGATAGGCAGGCTTAGTTAGTCATAATTTTCGCTCGTGATAcatcaatttaaattaattataagCAATGGTTCGTTCTTGAATGAATCATCGTTATCATAACCCATGTTACACAAGCAAGGGTGGAACAACAAGCATGCTTTAGTTGagttttatcatttattttttgttcattaatttaattcaGCTTCAATTTGATCGCCTTGAACGCATTTTAACCactcaaaacaaataaacaatcacACCAAGCCTCAAACAAACGGAAAAGAAATCAGAAAACCTCCGCCAATGACCAACACACGATACGTGGAAGCGGCTCGAAAGCTGTAAACGATGCACATTTGTTCCAATTTTGCTTACGATTGCAGTTTGTTTGCAGCAATGCTGCAATAAAACACTAAGTGGCTCGGCCCACAATATTCACTGTCCATGGTTGACGGTTATGAGCTTGAGATCGGCATTTAATTACACGAGGtttaattacacacacacccttgcgCTAACATCAAACAGGGGAAAGAGTAAGCCGAACAAATTGGTGAGATCAGGTGTTATGATGtcaaatgaatcattttgaTTAACCCAAGTCATTTGGAGGTAATTAGAGACAGACATCACAAGTGATAAGATGGATCTACTAGTaactacagtgaaccctctcttatttgagaggcgatgggactgtcgaataagaggggttttcaaattacaggggttgaaagtgaatgaaaggtccatacaaacaagaaagagacagaacatttagtatgcagccttaactgttgctataggaaactgcgaacaggattgccaatttgagcatacatcattcaatgaccatggcaacaccatacacaaataagagggacacaggtttcagaggttttccaaattagaggaacaaaaatgaactggaaatcaagggactgtgcaaaatgttcaaataagagaggtttttcaaattggagaggtgtcaaataagagagggttgaCTGTAGTTCATTTAGTCCGGTTGCAGGGCGATGCAATATAATTTCGCAAATTTAAAGACAACCTAGTAGTCAGTCAGCTCTCGAATCCAAGGAACAGataaaaaatctaattaaaaATCGGTCCAGTAAAGAAATACAGTAAATAATACacttagccggtctcgtggtacgaCATAACAACATTCCTGTCATGggtatgggttcaagccccaaatgcaccgtgccgccatacgtaggactgactatccaaTAGTTACTGAAAGCCAACAAGTGGGACCgataacggttgttgagccaaagaaaaagaagaagaaagaaatacTACCAAATTCATGTTAATCCTGGAGCTTTAAAATAATTTCCGCCGGTCCTCAAATTGATCCCAATGCTAAACTGATCTTCTAATTGGTCCTGAAACTACACCGATCCTGGCACCGATCCCGATCCAATAACGGTACTAGAACTGgtttcacacacacaggttTTAGATTTGGTCCTAAAACTACACCAGCCTTGGAACCGATCCGGAACTCATTACAGAATTTGCACTGATCTAGAACCAATACCGGCTCTGAAACTGATCCTGATCCTATAATAGTTCTGGAATAGATCTTGGACACATTCCGGCTTTAAAGCTGATATTGAACCATTACAGATTCCCCATACAGATGATAGAACAGTTCCCCAAGCTGTATTATTTCTGGAGCCATTACATAGATCATTTCGGTCCTGAAACTGATCCCACATCCATATAGATCTTAGAATTAGCCCTGAACCTGCACAGGCAGTCCGGAAACTGCTCCCATAGAATCCATACAAGTCTTAGATCTTGATCCTACAACGGGTCTgaaactgattccgattccataACGCTCGTGAAAGTGATCCTGATCTCATTCCAGTTCTGTGACTGTTTCTTAACCCAAAATATCCCTAGACCATGAACTGATTCTGAACCCATATAAGTCCTGGAACATATCCTGGCTCCTTAATATTCAATATCCTTATCTCCTTATCTTTATCTTTAATTTTCTAAGATCTTATCTTTAAGAGCTTATACCGTTACTGGAGCTTATACTGAATGTATACCAGTCTTGAAACTGATCCCCAACTCATATCGATCTtagaactgatactgaacttATTCTAATTCAATATCTGTTCCTATACCTGCCTCAGTCAAGGAACGAATCACAAACCTGTTACAATCCAAAAATCGATACAGTACCTGCTTCGTTCCAGTAACGGCACCTCTACTTCTGGTGAGCGAACCATTCCCTGCAGCAGATATGTATTGAGGGATTCTAATCTACAATGGAAGTAAAGCAAGCCCTTTCCATATCTCGTAGTGTGCCTATCACGGAGCTAATAGTGGCTGTGATAAACATCTTTGGCCAGTTCGTTACACTCAGACAGCTCAGTTTACAACACTATAAAACAGCTGTACAAACAGCTGTGTTCCAATTCCTATCTATCATTTCCGCAAACCGTTCACCATCGATCGAGGCTCTACCGACGCTAAAGCGAACGGTTGAGACTTCTAGAACCACTTTTATTGTCCCCGTCGCAATGGGAGTACATTATTGATTCGATCGATCGCACTCGTAGGGCTCGGCAatcaattgattgatttaaacTCTTGTGGTAGGGCCCGTAGGGCCGGCAGCAAAACTGCCTCAGCAAAGCAGATGATTCATTTGTGAAAGCGACCTTGTGTGACCACGGCAAAACCATCCTTGCACTTGACCCACCCAAGCGTAGAATTACTCTGAAGGGTAAACTTCCGGCTTTGGAGCAAACTTGACGATGACACACGTTTGATAAGCAGTTCTAGGGTcgcccccccctccccccacccctttTTTTCGAGTGAATGGGCACGATTTGTTGACCAAAAAGTCTTAGATAGGTAGGAAGTGTGGGTAGGTGTGAGCCGGTTACGTCAACCGTGTCGTCATCCACCCATGGTCAGGGCGTTGAAAATTCCATCTAGCGTTTCAAGGCGGTTTCTAAAATCCACCAATGTCACAGTCCGAGAAAATCCATCATCCATCATTCACCTAATTCAGTTTTGCGAGTCCATCATCCACCAAAGcataaaagatggcaaagaGACAAATTAAATCACTTTCACATTTGCAGCGtgaaaggacacacacacacatgcctcAATGCGCCTATGGGGTGGGTTGGATGCTCGGATTCTTCTTTGATGTTTTTCCATGGCTACTATGACTCTAATGAAAGATCACATTACGCACGCAGAAATGGACCGTTTTGCACCCTCTGCAAGGTGGATCGTTTTGATTGAATGGTGCCGATTAATTAATGatgtaatttatttaactaatatttttaatgcaattaAAGATACAGTTTCCCGATTTACTTTTCTCCGACTAAATAGactaaatagcaaaaaaaaaaaccatgcgTTGCCTTCTTGCTGGCGTCGTTATCGAGTTTGATTGAGCTCGCCAAACCAATTTTCTGGCTTTCTCCGTACTGCAATCGCACAATTTTTTCACACCATCGAGCGAAATcgacaaataaaataattaactgtAGGAGGCATTCAAACCGTACGCAAAAACGCTGCCTGCAAGGTGGTTGGGAAggaaaaattcaaacatttaCTTTGCCATTGCCGGTACAGAGGAAAAGTTCCTCATTAACTGAGAATTTGCTTTCATATTCTTTCGcatttgtgttttgcttcggtttatttatttttactgcCTATTTAAACATCAAAATTCCGCTCATTTCACACCCTTGCACACCCTGTTGCTTTATACGGTGTTTAGTTAGTCGCGTAATTTATTCCAACTAACACAATTTCCCTGGCCACAAAGGTCTAAAAATAATCTGCAACGATTTGCTCCGCgtaaaatattaaaagcatgtctttttattgatttttctccattttcatTCAACCGTATGCCTGCTCCCCCGCCCCCGGTTGTGGTCAGCTTGCTTGCGTGCTCTGAGAGTATGTCCCGGTGGACCGTTGCCGCTAATCACGAAAGCTCCACAACAGACATAGCTCATAGCTAGCTCACTCAGCACACACGTCATAAGTAAAAGATAAAGAACacttttggttcattttttttgttcgttgctTCTACACCATCCACCCCACAAACAATCCAACTAACCACCCACCCACTATATGGTGCAGATTCTTTCACGTTCGCACGTGCCCGGGAGACATTCTGCCGGCTCTCACTTGACATTTGCTCGCGCGCCTTTCTTTATCTTGCTGCTGATAATTCTATCAACCCTCGCCTGATTTGCGGTGGATGGGAAGGGAAGGGCAGGGAAGGCTAGCTGAAATGGTGGCAGACGATCCTGAAACCTACTGCTATCGTGGTGTAGAAATGGATTGAGTAATTGCTAGAAGGTGTAAGGCATTACAACGCCACATTGGTAATATAATTCACGTGTAATGAACCGCGCAGCTGAATGATAAGTGTCTGTAAATGATAAgatttgtcattttttttatcaggACAAGTAACCGTAAAGGTCGTATTGATTGAAGCTTTCCCACATGTTGATATTATATCTCTTCTTTGCATTGTTTGCACAAGCTTTTTTAGAGGCTTAAATTAGAGGTAAAATATCATAATGTAACGtttttcaatgaaaacaaataaaattttctTACAAACTCAATTTTGTATTTCCTAACTATTAAGTGCAAATAATACAAAgccatttaaataaaatcgaGGTTTTAGGTTCCATGTAGATTTGATCGCTATACCTGTTGATTAAAATCCTAGCACCTTGTCACTGATCTACGCAGACGTTGTGTACTGAGCCGTGCAAAATACGAATAAAAAAGCTTCTCGAACCTGAGATGAACTTCTTTTTTTACGTGTACTCGCCCAGACATATTTTAGAGGAATGTTTGAATGCTTTTATTacgcattttaaaaataacaactaTAATGTTATAGTTTAAGATAAATTATTCTGCTAAACTTGATAGAACAAAACTTATTTtgtcaaaaaaacaaacttcttataaatcaaaaatatgagtaaattcaattattattCTACCCATTATGTCCCACAACTGGTCAATCACGCTAAACCGTATAAAATTCCCATCCATACTAAGTGCTCCCCTTGCTAACCAGCACTTAGCGCACACACTctccgcacacaaacaaacttcCCCTCGCTTCCACACTCCCCCTTTTCGTCCACCTTCTAAGCTTCTAGCAAACAACCGTGCAAATCGTGACATTCATCCACGGCCCCACAGGGACCACAACACGTACCAGCACCCGAACCGGCTCCAACGGTTTTGCGATAAAACGCAAAACATGCCACTCCGTTTTCTCACAGCTGCCCATGAGGTGGTTGTGGTGTGTAGTTTTGCTCATTAACAACAACGGTGACCCGTGtgcgttcttttttgttttgcgtatgAAAAATCAACTACAATCATTTCGTACGCGAGTGTGATACACACAATCACCGTACTCTTCTTGAGGGGGGGTTGGGGTTAAAGTCAACccacgccacacacacacacacacacacaacacgccCTTTCCTTGACCTaacgttcgttcgtttttgcTAACCTTCTGCAGCAAGTAAGTGGTAACTCGCGGTGGTGGTAAGCGTGACCATTCACAGAGCCCTTTAGGGAAAAAAAAGCGGGAAGTGTGGGGCAATGGTTGGGAGGCCTTGTTCCATATGTCCCGCTAGGAAAAACGCAAGGTGAAAGCATCTTTTATACCCTAAAAACCGCTCTTGCATGCAGACGTAATGGTAAGCGGGGAAGGttaattttgcttcataaACCGCTAATGCACAACGTGCTTAGAAAATGGAAATGTGAAGGAAAAGCAATCGTTTTCCTGTTaaagtgtttttctttatAATTATTGAAGAATATCATGATAACcatgacacatacacacacgaaacCAACAACAGTTCATAAAGTGCAACAACTTGTTGAGAGATTGTCGGGAGATGTTGCGgataaaaatacacacacaaacacatacggtaaaggaaaggaaacacTGGAAATTGATTGTTCAAAACTTTTTCCCCGTTCGCAAACTCGGTCATCTGTTGCGTTAACTTGTCACGCACACTGTggggagttgtttttttttcgttcctcCGGAATGCTCCCCATTTTCCCCAAGAGATGgaaaattcattaccacgcagacACGTTCGCTCAATTATGCTATCATGGTGatggaaaagtggaaaattCTTAACCAAGAAGCAGGTTCAATGGGACCGTGAACTCATCGAGCATAAATGCGAAAAATGCCAACAGCGCAgacagcacaacaacactaTCGTATGTCTTTCTTCGCTGCTACCATCTGGTACCCATACACACCGAGTTTCGCCACCAGGCCAAACACACCGACCGAAACAACAACAGTTGGAACAGCTGTAAAAACGGGGCATCATAAAATGCCCTCTTTGAAGTACGGAACTATCTCTATCTTTACCTCTTTCTTGCTTCCTGCCGTGTTTTTTGCGCCCCAAattaatgcacacacacgcacgcacgctcgCAAGCAGTCACGCTTTTCACGCGCTTTAGATATTCGCGGCACTCGCCCAAgcgcaaaaacagcaaactcCGTACGCCGCCGTACGCAATACAGCCACGGAACGCGAAACGCAACAGACTGACTGGAGAGCGCCGTATGCGTACCGCGGCTACCGCGAAGCTGCACTAAACATCTGCGAATCCGGGGGGGGGGTTGATTTATTCCGCACGGGGTACGGGGTGAAAAACCCACCCTCAAAGAAGCGATGGAGAGTCGCGCGCgaacgggagagagagagagagagcttgaGTTTGAGCAAGGAGGGGTTGATAATGCGGTACTCCAGCAGCTACGCAGCAAAGCTTTTATCAAATGATCACTCTCACGGGAGAGAGCCGAAGAGAGCGAgtgaaggagagagagatttTTCACGGAGAGCGCTTGACGGGAAAAGTGTGGCGTTTTTACAGTTACTACAGTGCGTTACAAACAAATGTTTACTGTACTAGTGTTGGTCTGTTCTGTTTGCATTTACTCCTCttctactgtttttttttcatttctttactTTTCTCTTCTAGTTTTTCTGCACTTTTTATTACgaaaactttattttaatttaacgttTTGTTCATATTCTTTATTTCCGTTTTATTCTATTCTTgatttacacttttttcattttattgtgATGTGTTGTTATTGTTCTATTATTGTctgttaaaataaaccacttaaatgaattaaatgaaattaaacaacatttttcatcatATTAAATTATACAATCTTATTTAAATCCCCAACAAAAGAATACTTTTCTACAATTCGTCTAATATTGTATCTACCTATCTTTGCTATCTATAGACTCAAGCCATCCGGTCAACAGGTTGCGTCGTATAGAGATAGGAGATTGCAATTTGCTATCACTGAGAGATTATTCATTTCCTTTGATCGCACTTATCTTTCCTGTTTCGTGCGGCGACTGTTGTCGGTCCGGAAATGGGTTGTCGTGCATGTTACAAGGATGATAGATGGGGGTTTTGGAGGGTACAATGAACGATAATCGGAATTGTTACAATACTAGATTTCTTAGTAGTACAAAATAGATATTtcttggtatttttttttacaatgatAATTTCTTTCGAAATTCACCGATTAAATATTGTTGGGGCGTAGCCCATCCTTTTCAACCAGTTGTTGTTGTCTGATTCGTTTATATACTTACAGCATCTCCAGCAACTGTCTTATCAACATCAACAAGATAAAGTAGCATCGTTTTTTATCGTAACCGTACCGTATAGCATCAACTCTGAAGCTCCTGGCTCTATTTACGTTacagtttatttatttcttgccGGTCTAGTTGCATCCATTTACGATGTTTTGCGTTATAATCTCGTGCCACAATATTTAAACGCACTCTGCTCTGTACCATATCGCGATGGTTCTTTTTTGTGGCAATTATACAATCCGCATCTACAATGTACAAAGCGGGTACCCGGGGATCAAAAGATAACCAAAACACCAAGACTatctgaaaacaaaaaaagttcagtaacttttttttagtatcaaatatattttttaaacacaaaaaaaaacatgtctgGTCCTAAATCAACGAATTTGCGTATGATTCACGCAAACGCGTGCAACCACGCGAAATGACCCATATGACAGAGACACTTCGAGTTTCTCAAGCATACCAAAAAACGGTTTGCAGATGAACGACACTCGTAAATAGTCGTATTTTTTGACAAATTCAGGAcactttccgtttttttgtttttgttttttttttttaatgcagaaAGCATAAGAAATGTATGTAGCAGTTGAATTCCAAGAAGGGAAATCTAAATCTTATGACATGTACGAGCACGAGTAAGGCGATCGAGGAAGTATTATCGATAGATTGATATTAATCCCGGTTATGAGTTGCGAAGCATGAAACCAAGATTAAAATCATTAATAATACAAATTCGATTACTATCAGTTAAAGAGCATTTAAAATCTCAACctttgactgttttttttaatgttcataACGAATCCCAAAGGACTTTCTAATGTGGTGTTGATGTCTTAATTGTTCCGACATCACcatttcagaaaatatgttattttcccctgtttttttacttaaactgGACGGGAAAAGCTATgcaattgatagataaatatgttgtgcaagtattttagctatttttttcataaaaaaacgatgcaaaaactatttaaatttcaGATCCAGCAcaaccattccctcgatgacaaaaaaaaaacttcggCCAGCCTCAGCCAGATGCGCtaatgaaaatcgaaattacactagcgagtacggacaatgtacccTGGCCTTTACTCTTTGTAACAGAAATTTTCCAATAAATAGTTTTTGCATTAGGACAATAGTTACCATGTGAGATTCCTAGAAATATACCAAAGAGATAAATTAATATATTAATCGCAACTTAAAACTCTCAGGAACTTGTGttaccaccaaaggtctgcgccagagggacgggcttgcctgtctcctattgaACTTGGCTCTaaagagggccatccgcgactcgaaggtggagactacgggaacaatcttctataagtcatgcca encodes the following:
- the LOC1276202 gene encoding uncharacterized protein LOC1276202; the encoded protein is MSEIAPDSADVAAPTVEKKSHRVQVRVPPPEFSSQTELHPGKSPGVRESLQPNVCEPQQVGILRGAAAYTKSYRNSDDILKHLAVAYLFTILKSPPKWSPETFSEIVAQESSIAKAPLETKLPIRRNDKTYNIHLSSTLVKGRFVTPQDRSDHVHLSIHQALSRIKRGKAAVWKCDGHFFLIRRLLTGWYFYTPSLQDKPALMFFSCPQLMVNLVQDTYGCTERSKYFLSNVVLHSVEEGDVVRIVWKMKRSIGMKLLSPLEAILHGNIYLVRPSLERSLEIGLNVLDRAQQDRTKPRSWDNKLLNGCFKRVETHWKAAERMACFVRDKSEPNYTIGGYTVTCRTSPIGHRQRKHFEEMVNYFLASCTALLIVGRDCCFVFWARDSFMYWFSPYRYSALQERAEIVQSRACFLHMTNALAKASQSLYEYLYELGVFPDSAIELLPVRIEDGSAHAPIPDDGDEDSLDQEGLTIPPASEQGWTNFYSPTLHSPSELRLARQMLDMVYQTAEDRCG
- the LOC1276203 gene encoding plasma membrane ascorbate-dependent reductase CYBRD1, with translation MDNSPPPPSALNNFRILYLVTQLVGITIIILVSCWIGIHLNGLGWSARPSVQFNWHPLLMSVGMIFLYGNSILIYRGFRYARKKPLKITHATIHGAAFIFTVVALVAVFDSHNLAKPNPIPNMYTLHSWVGLSAVILFSLQYVFGFAAYLFPGVREQLRASYMPVHVFFGVAGFVMAIAAALLGLLEKAIFSVKDYSALPPQAVLINTIGMLYIVYGGLVVFLVTERQYKRHPLPEDVMLLTHSASVGSS